Proteins encoded by one window of Pelecanus crispus isolate bPelCri1 chromosome 8, bPelCri1.pri, whole genome shotgun sequence:
- the LOC142594222 gene encoding LON peptidase N-terminal domain and RING finger protein 1-like, which translates to MSRGPPSPSPPPRGGSPARQPLGPGSGGLDVLRCPSCLLLLWEPVTVSCGHSFCKPCLGEAVPSRCPLCQERLKLLGVGAARCNVVLCGLLEKCVERESRLAWLAARVRDCLTRGETREALRMAQKGLELAPDASSLRLCRAEVFMALGQHPQALEDLDAVCRAEPGEHEGFFRKGKVLLEMGQRAEALLAWEHCLTLSPHFHPAQREMEKILTQEDASQPRTAPAHSGDAHQGLTDPHVDGGSPALPSSSAQAQDQEGEPADGRGDAGSEHGQGTATLSQRGRRQEPETSAEGRGWRLVDNEEETAAAKCTQACLGELLSVSDLECSLCIRMFFEPVTTPCGHTFCKECLERCLDHRPNCPLCKQSLREYLKAGNYSSTVLLQDIMLATFPVQVAERRELHQAEMAELSNLTRNIPIFVCTMSFPGIACPLHVFEPRYRLMIRRCQETGTRRFGMCIYENGKSFADYGCMLEIRQIELLADGRSLVDTIGRRRFRVLRRGHRDGYNTADIEYLEDKKVGGEELQELQCLHESTYRLAQRFCEHGDLASRHVLMQHGPLPEKEEDIQASADGPTWCWWLISILPLDPSYQLNLFSSTSLRARLTQLQRILAALLQHPPAGHPLPERSPRGRI; encoded by the exons ATGAgccgcggcccccccagcccgtcccccccaccccgggggggcagccccgcccGGCAGCCCCTCGGCCCCGGGAGCGGGGGCTTGGACGTGCTGCgctgcccctcctgcctcctcctcctgtggGAGCCGGTGACCGTGTCCTGCGGTCACTCGTTCTGCAAGCCGTGCCTCGGGGAGGCCGTGCCCTCCCGCTGCCCCCTGTGCCAGGAGAGGCTGAAGCTGCTGGGCGTCGGGGCGGCGAGGTGCAACGTGGTGCTCTGCGGCCTCCTGGAGAAATGCGTGGAGCGGGAGAGCCGGCTGGCCTGGCTGGCGGCCCGCGTCCGGGACTGTCTCACCCGTGGGGAGACGCGGGAAGCGCTGAGGATGGCTCAGAAAGGGCTCGAGCTGG CCCCGGATGCTAGCTCCCTGCGGCTGTGCCGGGCAGAGGTGTTCATGGCGCTGGGGCAGCACCCGCAGGCGCTGGAGGACCTGGACGCCGTGTGCAGGGCAGAGCCTGGAGAGCACGAG ggctTCTTCAGGAAAGGGAAGGTGCTTCTGGAGATGGGACAGAGAGCTGAAGCCCTGCTGGCATGGGAGCACTGCCTGACGCTCAGTCCCCATTTCCACCCTGCtcagagagagatggagaag ATCCTTACGCAGGAGGATGCTTCTCAGCCACGCACTGCTCCTGCACACTCAGGTGATGCTCACCAGGGCTTGACTGATCCCCATGTCGATGGAGGGAGCCCTGCGCTCCCATCGTCTTCTGCACAAGCTCAG GATCAGGAGGGAGAGCCGGCGGATGGCAGAGGGGACGCTGGGTCTGAGCACGGCCAGGGGACAGCCACCCTTTCCCAGCGGGGGCGACGGCAGGAACCGGAGACTTCGGCAGAGGGGCGGGGCTGGCGGTTGGTAG ATAatgaagaagaaacagcagcagcaaagtgtaCCCAGGCATGCCTCGGGGAGCTGCTGAGTGTATCTGACTTGGAGTGTTCCCTCTGCATACG GATGTTCTTCGAGCCGGTGACGACGCCGTGCGGGCACACGTTCTGCAAGGAGTGCCTTGAACGCTGCCTGGACCACCGGCCCAACTGCCCCCTCTGCAAACAGAGCCTGAGAGAG TACCTGAAGGCTGGAAACTACAGCTCCAccgtgctgctgcaggacatcATGCTGGCCACCTTCCCCGTGCAGGTGGCTGAGCGCCGGGAGCTGCACCAGGCTGAGATGGCAGAGCTCTCCAA CCTGACCAGGAACATCCCAATCTTCGTATGCACGATGTCCTTCCCAGGCATTGCCTGCCCTCTGCATGTCTTTGAACCTCGCTACCGCCTCATGATCCGGCGGTGCCAGGAGACCGGCACGAGGAGGTTTGGCATGTGTATATACGAGAATGGGAAAAG TTTTGCTGACTACGGCTGCATGCTGGAGATTCGGCAGATCGAGCTGCTGGCGGACGGGCGGTCCTTGGTGGACACCATTGGCAGGAGGCGGTTCCGGGTGCTGAGACGCGGACACAGGGATGGCTACAACACTGCCGACATCGAGTACCTGGAGGACAAGAAG GTGGGCggggaggagctgcaggagctgcagtgcctgcaTGAAAGCACCTACCGCTTGGCTCAGCGGTTTTGTGAGCACGGGGACCTTGCCTCCAGGCATGTTTTGATGCAGCATGGACCGCTGCCGGAGAAGGAAGAGGACATCCAG gCTTCGGCAGACGGCCCGACATGGTGCTGGTGGCTCATCTCCATCCTGCCCCTTGACCCGTCCTACCAGCTGAACCTCTTCTCCAGCACCTCCCTGCGTGCCCGCCTCACCCAGCTGCAGCGCATCCTCGCcgccctgctgcagcatccccctgCCGGGCACCCGCTGCCCGagcgcagcccccggggccgcatctga